Genomic window (Paenibacillus sp. 37):
GTATTTGCGTTTTTCGATAGATGCTGCGAGCGCGGGAGCTAGACGAATCAGATGTTCCGTTTGCTCGTCCCATTTCCATTCAATATGAAGTAAAGTGTGCATCTCGGCAAAGAAGGGAATGACTTCTTCCGCAGGCAGAACAACCAGCTCAATCTCCTCAATCTGCCGAATTTCCAGTTCGGTACCGTAGAAGGAAGGCGCATGCCAAGCGAACAATCGCTGCTTAAGCGACTGTCCCGGTACAAAGTGGTGTGTGTTGAGTGCTCCGTAAAACAAAGCATCGCCATATCCGGTTAAAGCGACGTGAACCTCAATCGTTTCAGTGTATGGATGAATTAAGCTCATGAGATCAGTTTACCTTTCCGAAGCTCTTCCTGCAGGGCACGCAGCCGACTGTTACGAACGGCGAGAGTGGTGATGAACTGCTCCCAGTGCGCTTCTTGCTTCAACTTTTTATAGATTTTGGACAGGCGTTTCAGCAGCTTCACCGCGGCCTTGTATCCGTCCCTGTTCTTATGTCCGATATAACGCTCCACTGCCTGATGATAGAAGGGGAGCAGCAGCTCAGGTACATCTTTTTCGATTGGTTGCAGTATCGCTACGCGGAATTCGAGAGGTTCCGTTCCCGTACTCAGCTGAAAATCAATCCATCTGCGCCACTGTCCACGCGAATGCATGGCATCCTCGTAGGCGGGGCGGGAGTGGGGAAGCATACTGACAAGTGTGTCCCACATACGGTTCTCTGCATCGGGCAGATGTTGAATGGCCGTATCCCACAGATGCATGTAATCATTCAAAGGTGTATTACGCCGATTCGCCAGAAGGGGGCCAAGTTGTACCAACCAATCCCCAAGCCTTTTCCATTCAGCCCAATCTGCGAGTACATGGAGAAAATGCAACAGATGTTCTGGCGGGAAACCGTAGGTCGAGCTTCCATGGATGAGTCGCTGCCATGCCTGATCATCTTGCCCTACATGGAAGTACATCCAGCTCTGCGCGAGTACCAGTGGTAAAGGCAGTGTCACTGCTTTGCTTGGTCTATCAATACTACTTTCATTACTCTGAGCGCTACCCAAGACACTTCCACCTGACTGGGAAGGTGGCGAAGCGGCGGTTATATTGCGTTCTATATCATCTAAGATGGCCTGTTCCGACACTAACATGTCCCGCGACCCTTGCAGCTCAGGTACAATCCAGTTCAACCACAGTTGTCGATAGATGGGAGTGAAGAACATCATGCTGGCTGTCTCAGGCATCATCTGTTTGCGTAAATAAGCTGAGGTTTCGGCCAGTCTGTTCCAAAGTTGTTCAAGCTTGTTTCCCGCTAGACCTGACAGGTCTAGCGGATGGTTAAAGATCCGTTCAATGTCTTTCTGAAGTGCATCCACCGCGAGCTGGGCAGGGTAGCTCAAGTA
Coding sequences:
- a CDS encoding SWIM zinc finger domain-containing protein, with the translated sequence MMNIPINMRMDDAQWQQLIREVAEHFNNLTIMRGFQYYKQKRVGPLTYSEQQGISAVVQGSEEYEVTLSMQSLSTSHCTCPVNSVCKHMTAVLMSYAEQLERPVHAIVNAHSSTALKQTTKPVGAMSAGRSSYTDADEQQDTDLPDNQYSQIKERATELADLEISEWHELFHSCLRRLGTGTASTSYVQEATDELYAIKPRLSAVMDQLFELHVQLHLIRFCVPPARNSITHTPVYLSYPAQLAVDALQKDIERIFNHPLDLSGLAGNKLEQLWNRLAETSAYLRKQMMPETASMMFFTPIYRQLWLNWIVPELQGSRDMLVSEQAILDDIERNITAASPPSQSGGSVLGSAQSNESSIDRPSKAVTLPLPLVLAQSWMYFHVGQDDQAWQRLIHGSSTYGFPPEHLLHFLHVLADWAEWKRLGDWLVQLGPLLANRRNTPLNDYMHLWDTAIQHLPDAENRMWDTLVSMLPHSRPAYEDAMHSRGQWRRWIDFQLSTGTEPLEFRVAILQPIEKDVPELLLPFYHQAVERYIGHKNRDGYKAAVKLLKRLSKIYKKLKQEAHWEQFITTLAVRNSRLRALQEELRKGKLIS